In Blautia wexlerae DSM 19850, a single window of DNA contains:
- a CDS encoding DUF6017 domain-containing protein, with protein MNGGIYSTGNEIVDENAKLNISGNIIPQVWYRTIIRESGKPNLTAIIILADIVYWYKPTEIRDEGTGQVIGVRKKFKSDLLQRSYQQISEQFGISKKEATNAVVFLEKLGVVKRVFRTISMNGIVVNNVLYLELIVDRLKELTYPEETGADPVSFEKGKGKSKAEKISSHTAIEEEIHFVEERAVPFQRERVSPFKEGAYLDRETELWIPKEGPQTDSGHTNTEITTKTTAESTQKNTTEIVNGYRDNPILSYQAAEEQFKDQIDYDAIWIDRPFDRKLLNEIVGLAVDVLTSNAKTIRVNQEERPLGIVQGMYKKLDKFTVEYVIDSIKQCTRKANNIRAVLLTALYNATLTANSYISNLFAYQEAIPQT; from the coding sequence ATGAATGGAGGTATCTATAGCACTGGAAATGAAATCGTAGATGAAAATGCAAAACTGAATATATCTGGAAATATCATTCCGCAGGTGTGGTATCGGACAATCATCAGAGAAAGTGGAAAGCCAAATCTAACAGCTATTATTATACTGGCAGATATTGTGTACTGGTATAAGCCTACAGAAATCAGAGATGAAGGAACCGGACAGGTTATTGGGGTAAGAAAGAAATTTAAGTCAGACCTTCTTCAGAGAAGTTACCAGCAGATCAGCGAACAGTTTGGGATTTCTAAAAAAGAAGCGACAAATGCAGTGGTATTTTTAGAGAAGCTGGGTGTGGTAAAACGGGTATTTAGAACCATTTCCATGAATGGGATTGTTGTAAATAATGTTCTGTATCTGGAATTGATCGTAGACCGGTTAAAAGAATTGACTTATCCAGAAGAAACAGGAGCAGATCCGGTTTCTTTTGAAAAAGGCAAAGGGAAATCCAAAGCAGAGAAAATCAGTTCCCATACAGCCATAGAGGAAGAGATACATTTTGTAGAAGAGAGGGCTGTCCCTTTCCAAAGGGAGAGGGTATCACCATTCAAAGAGGGAGCATACCTTGACAGGGAAACAGAGCTCTGGATACCCAAAGAGGGACCTCAGACTGATAGCGGGCATACAAATACAGAGATTACTACAAAGACTACAGCAGAAAGTACCCAAAAGAATACAACAGAAATAGTGAATGGGTATAGAGATAATCCTATCTTATCCTATCAGGCAGCAGAAGAACAGTTCAAAGATCAGATTGATTATGATGCGATATGGATAGACAGACCTTTTGACAGAAAACTGCTCAATGAGATTGTAGGGCTTGCAGTAGATGTTTTGACGTCCAATGCAAAGACCATAAGGGTAAATCAGGAAGAACGACCTCTTGGCATTGTACAGGGAATGTATAAAAAGCTGGATAAGTTTACCGTAGAGTATGTGATAGACTCAATTAAGCAGTGTACAAGGAAAGCTAATAATATCCGGGCAGTGCTGCTTACCGCTTTATACAATGCCACATTGACAGCAAACAGCTATATATCCAATCTGTTTGCTTATCAGGAAGCTATCCCTCAGACGTAA
- a CDS encoding helix-turn-helix domain-containing protein: protein MGISLRTYQRIEYGQQKPNVYVVVLLQRLFQKDISEIMEEYTE, encoded by the coding sequence TTGGGTATCAGTCTTCGGACGTATCAGAGGATTGAATACGGACAGCAAAAGCCAAATGTCTATGTAGTTGTCCTGCTTCAGCGGCTATTTCAAAAAGATATTAGTGAGATTATGGAGGAATATACAGAATGA
- a CDS encoding ParM/StbA family protein gives METKMIIGIDHGNRNMKTANTVFSAAIQPLQARPDSLEHILEYQNQFYYVGGKVPEKECVDKTENENYYLLTLAALAQEMRCRGLTDASVKMGAALPPRRFQQQKENFKKYLLKTKELHFRYEGVHYHVSLENVFVFMQGHVVIHTLLEAVPGYCLLVDIGGGTTDLVEFVDGMPDGKYSISDKAALYCIGKVNEEAIAKTGAGVPAYITEAFMRTGSYDCPKQYQEVIINCLKSYAEEIYGIIQANHYNLDLTKMVFMGGGSSIVEHFGANEGKDVQFVTDIHANARGCEEAVKSIIRAKQRKMRTA, from the coding sequence GTGGAAACTAAAATGATTATTGGAATTGATCATGGAAACCGTAACATGAAAACTGCAAATACTGTATTTTCAGCAGCAATCCAGCCTTTGCAGGCAAGGCCGGACAGCCTGGAACACATTCTGGAATACCAGAACCAGTTTTATTATGTGGGTGGGAAAGTACCGGAAAAGGAATGCGTAGATAAGACAGAGAATGAAAACTATTATCTTCTTACCCTTGCAGCACTGGCGCAGGAAATGCGCTGCCGGGGACTGACAGACGCTTCCGTAAAAATGGGAGCTGCCCTGCCACCCAGAAGATTTCAGCAGCAGAAAGAAAATTTTAAGAAATATCTGTTAAAGACAAAGGAACTGCATTTCCGCTATGAAGGAGTACATTATCATGTGTCTTTGGAAAATGTGTTTGTTTTTATGCAGGGGCATGTGGTGATCCATACGCTTTTAGAAGCGGTTCCCGGTTATTGCCTTTTAGTAGATATTGGTGGAGGGACTACCGACCTGGTAGAGTTTGTTGACGGAATGCCGGACGGGAAGTATTCGATTTCGGATAAGGCAGCTTTGTATTGTATCGGAAAAGTCAATGAGGAAGCCATTGCAAAAACAGGGGCAGGGGTACCGGCATACATTACAGAAGCATTTATGAGGACAGGAAGCTATGACTGCCCGAAGCAGTATCAGGAAGTGATTATAAACTGTTTGAAATCCTATGCAGAGGAAATTTATGGTATCATACAGGCAAATCATTATAATCTGGACCTGACCAAAATGGTATTCATGGGAGGTGGTTCTTCCATTGTGGAGCATTTTGGAGCTAATGAGGGAAAAGATGTACAGTTTGTGACGGATATACATGCCAATGCAAGGGGCTGTGAAGAAGCAGTGAAAAGTATTATCCGGGCAAAACAGAGGAAAATGCGGACGGCATGA